The following coding sequences are from one Danaus plexippus chromosome 13 unlocalized genomic scaffold, MEX_DaPlex mxdp_15, whole genome shotgun sequence window:
- the LOC116770416 gene encoding AN1-type zinc finger protein 1-like: protein MEFPSLGDQCQNQSCNQIDFLPLQCKCGKTYCREHFNEHCLSGDCPLAPEPREVKFQSDDKIYKCSESGCKKGNLHEMLCNKCSKHFCIEHRFHPSCPEIDDETMAIKIEQLEAPRRQFREANKHLEDKITENIRKALQSSAKVKTASKIHLMRIKQKALGPKSVPVGNRVYFAVKKPLNLDPKPVTVVKNVDDINNLKNVESALNPDLKDTVPVFISSKWSLGRAIDSICDTCNVVNNNNKTGETKLRLFRQLDGYCVSPGEMDVVISELLEKQVLLEGDKLVIEYVSRNVLCDLGDCTQIFLSNIE, encoded by the exons atggaatTCCCATCACTGGGTGACCAATGCCAAAACCAAAGCTGCAATCAAATAGATTTCTTACCTTTACAATGTAAATGTGGCAAAACATACTGTCGGGAACATTTCAATGAACATTGCCTATCTGGTGATTGTCCACTAGCTCCTGAACCGCGCGAAGTTAAATTTCAAAGTGACGATAAGATATACAAATGTTCTGAAAGCGGTTGTAAGAAGGGAAATCTGCATGAAATgctttgtaataaatgttcGAAACACTTTTGTATTGAACATAGGTTTCATCC GTCATGTCCAGAGATAGATGATGAAACAATGGCAATAAAGATAGAGCAATTGGAAGCACCCAGAAGGCAGTTCAGAGAGGCCAATAAACATTTAGAAGAtaag ATAACGGAAAACATAAGAAAAGCTTTGCAATCATCTGCCAAGGTGAAAACTGCatctaaaatacatttgatgAGAATAAAACAGAAAGCACTCGGCCCAAAGTCGGTTCCAGTCGGCAACAGAGTATATTTTGCTGTAAAAAAGCCATTGAATCTCGATCCAAAACCAGTGACTGTTGTAAAAAATGTGGATGACATAAATAACTTGAAAAATGTGGAGTCAGCATTAAATCCGGACCTGAAAGACACAGTtcctgtttttatttcttcaaaatGGAGTTTAGGGAGAGCCATAGATTCTATCTGTGATACTTGTAATGTcgttaacaataataataaaacgggAGAAACGAAATTGAGGTTATTTCGGCAATTGGATGGTTATTGTGTGAGTCCTGGGGAAATGGATGTTGTAATATCGGAGTTGCTGGAGAAGCAAGTGTTGTTGGAAGGAGATAAACTTGTCATAGAATATGTTAGCAGAAATGTTTTATGTGACTTAGGAGACtgtacacaaatatttttaagtaacatagagtaa